Proteins found in one Pontibacter sp. SGAir0037 genomic segment:
- a CDS encoding CDGSH iron-sulfur domain-containing protein gives MATTKITVNSNGSLRVEGDFEVVDKNGNVYNLGGRELVSICRCGLSKNKPFCDGSHKGHFEHEAVAFDLPPKKQ, from the coding sequence ATGGCTACAACAAAAATAACAGTTAACAGCAACGGCTCTTTGCGGGTAGAAGGCGACTTTGAAGTGGTAGATAAAAATGGCAACGTATACAACCTCGGCGGCAGAGAACTTGTTTCCATCTGCAGATGCGGATTATCAAAGAATAAGCCTTTCTGCGATGGCTCCCATAAAGGGCATTTCGAACACGAGGCAGTTGCTTTCGACCTGCCTCCCAAAAAACAATAA
- a CDS encoding TIGR04283 family arsenosugar biosynthesis glycosyltransferase, giving the protein MKLSIIIPTLNEEASIGEVLHYLRQCLSAQSAEIIVADGGSLDQTVAQAEAAGARVVSCGAKGRAVQMNAGARAATGDVLYFLHADTYPSPDFYKLITESIGKGYKSGCFRLKFDDRHWFLRLNAWFTRFDVDAIRFGDQSLFVERVAFSVAGGFDEKHLLLEDQEIIKRLKKLGKFTVLKAAVVTSARKYRQQGVIRLQAIYYLIYTLYRLGWSQPGLVRLYKKLLGRSS; this is encoded by the coding sequence TTGAAACTTAGCATCATCATTCCTACACTTAACGAAGAGGCCTCTATAGGTGAAGTATTGCATTACCTGAGGCAGTGCCTTAGCGCGCAATCCGCCGAAATTATTGTGGCAGATGGTGGAAGCCTGGATCAGACCGTAGCTCAGGCAGAGGCAGCCGGTGCCCGTGTTGTGAGCTGCGGGGCAAAAGGACGAGCCGTGCAGATGAATGCCGGTGCTCGTGCTGCCACCGGAGACGTACTTTATTTTCTGCATGCTGATACTTATCCTTCTCCTGATTTTTACAAGCTGATAACAGAAAGCATAGGCAAGGGCTATAAAAGTGGCTGCTTCCGGTTAAAGTTCGACGACAGGCATTGGTTTCTGCGGCTCAATGCCTGGTTTACCCGGTTTGATGTAGATGCGATTCGCTTCGGGGATCAGAGCCTTTTTGTGGAAAGAGTGGCATTTAGTGTAGCAGGTGGCTTTGATGAAAAGCACCTGTTGCTCGAAGATCAGGAAATCATAAAGCGACTCAAGAAGCTCGGCAAATTTACTGTACTAAAGGCTGCTGTTGTAACCTCTGCCAGAAAATACCGGCAACAGGGGGTTATCCGGTTGCAGGCTATTTACTACCTCATTTACACGCTTTACCGCCTGGGTTGGTCGCAGCCAGGGTTGGTACGTTTATACAAAAAGCTGTTAGGTAGAAGCAGCTAA
- a CDS encoding prolyl oligopeptidase family serine peptidase, with the protein MPLKLAASKRLTSSLLCLLLLGSGPSVLQAQTKQGTDIGYQRPPEAMAAIIDAPSTPSVSMNAKGDLILLLERAGYPSLEELAQPESRLAGLRINPATNGQSRASFINNIKVKQVNGGQEFQVNGLPQNAQISYVTWSPDEKQIAFTVTKANGIELWMADVANRQAKKLTEATVNDAYSGRPFSWMSDSKALLVKCVDENRGEMPKPNLVPAGPNIQQNIGKANPSRTYQDLLKNRYDEQLFDYFMQTQLKLVSLDGKQQNVGTAAVIRSADVSPDGQYLLVETIRKPYSYLVPSYYFPYNVEVWSRDGKVVKQLAQLPLAEDIPIAFDAVAKGPRNYNWRPDKPASLYWAEAQDGGDPSKEVAERDIVFTLDAPFTSKPARLAATKFRYRGMQWGNNVALLNERWWKDRTERVSMINPATPAKAPVVLIERSYEDGYNDPGSPVYTKNQFGRSVLLTDKKGENIYMISEGGSPEGNRPFLSEFNLKSKKAKILFRSEAPYYERPVDIIDLSSRRIITRRESENDVPNYFVRDLNKKQLTQVTNFPHPTPQLQGVQKEMLQYERNDGVKLTAVLYLPKDFKKGDKPLPMLMWAYPREFKNAAAAGQVKSSPYEFTRISSGSPLFWVLQGYAVLDRTDMPIVGEGNAQPNDTYVEQLVASAKAAIDKVVSMGVADPKRIAVGGHSYGAFMTANLLAHSDLFAAGIARSGAYNRTLTPFGFQQEERSYWEAPEVYFRMSPFSYADKVKTPILMLHGEADNNSGTFPIQSERFYNALKGHGATARLVFLPHESHGYAAKESIMHMLWEMDTWLDTYVKNKPVQ; encoded by the coding sequence ATGCCTCTTAAACTTGCAGCCTCAAAACGACTGACTTCATCGTTGCTGTGCCTGTTACTGCTGGGTAGTGGACCCTCTGTACTGCAGGCACAAACGAAGCAGGGCACCGACATTGGTTATCAACGCCCACCGGAAGCCATGGCAGCTATCATCGATGCACCGTCTACGCCTTCTGTTAGTATGAATGCGAAAGGTGATCTGATACTCCTGCTGGAAAGAGCCGGTTATCCCAGCCTGGAGGAACTGGCGCAGCCGGAAAGCCGCCTGGCAGGTTTGCGTATCAACCCGGCCACAAATGGCCAAAGCCGTGCCTCTTTTATCAACAACATTAAAGTAAAGCAGGTAAACGGTGGGCAGGAGTTTCAGGTAAACGGCCTGCCGCAGAATGCCCAGATCTCCTATGTTACCTGGTCGCCTGACGAAAAGCAGATTGCCTTTACGGTAACCAAAGCAAACGGAATAGAGCTCTGGATGGCTGACGTTGCCAACAGGCAAGCAAAAAAATTAACAGAAGCTACTGTAAATGATGCTTATAGTGGCCGCCCTTTTTCCTGGATGTCGGATAGCAAAGCTTTGCTGGTAAAGTGTGTGGATGAGAACAGGGGCGAAATGCCTAAGCCAAATCTGGTGCCTGCTGGCCCTAATATTCAGCAGAACATAGGCAAAGCAAACCCTTCTCGTACTTACCAGGACCTGCTGAAGAACCGCTACGATGAGCAGCTGTTCGATTATTTTATGCAGACGCAGCTAAAACTGGTTTCCTTAGATGGCAAGCAGCAGAACGTCGGCACCGCAGCTGTGATCAGAAGTGCAGATGTATCGCCGGACGGGCAGTACCTACTTGTGGAAACTATCCGGAAACCTTATTCTTACCTTGTGCCTTCCTACTACTTCCCTTACAACGTGGAAGTATGGAGCCGGGATGGTAAAGTGGTGAAGCAGCTGGCACAGCTACCGCTTGCAGAAGATATTCCTATTGCCTTTGATGCCGTGGCAAAAGGACCCCGTAACTATAACTGGCGGCCTGACAAACCTGCCAGCCTGTACTGGGCAGAAGCGCAGGACGGAGGCGATCCAAGCAAGGAGGTGGCAGAACGTGATATAGTTTTCACCCTGGATGCACCTTTTACCTCTAAGCCTGCAAGGCTTGCCGCTACAAAATTCCGCTACAGAGGCATGCAGTGGGGCAATAATGTAGCTCTGCTAAACGAGCGCTGGTGGAAAGACCGCACAGAGCGCGTGTCTATGATAAACCCTGCCACTCCTGCCAAAGCACCGGTTGTGCTTATTGAGCGCTCTTACGAAGATGGCTATAACGATCCGGGCAGCCCTGTGTATACCAAAAACCAGTTCGGGCGCAGTGTGCTTTTAACGGATAAGAAAGGTGAAAACATTTACATGATCAGCGAAGGAGGGTCTCCGGAAGGCAACCGTCCGTTCCTGAGCGAGTTTAATCTGAAGTCTAAAAAAGCGAAGATACTCTTCCGTTCAGAAGCACCTTATTATGAACGGCCTGTTGATATTATTGACTTGAGCAGCAGGCGCATTATTACCAGGAGAGAATCTGAAAATGATGTACCGAACTACTTTGTGCGCGACCTGAACAAAAAGCAGCTGACACAGGTCACGAATTTCCCGCACCCTACACCGCAGCTGCAGGGGGTACAGAAAGAGATGCTGCAGTATGAGCGTAACGACGGGGTAAAACTCACAGCCGTTTTATACTTGCCAAAAGACTTCAAGAAAGGAGATAAGCCGCTTCCGATGCTGATGTGGGCTTACCCGCGCGAATTTAAGAATGCAGCTGCTGCAGGCCAGGTAAAAAGTTCACCTTACGAGTTTACGCGCATCAGTTCGGGTTCTCCTTTATTCTGGGTACTGCAAGGCTATGCAGTTTTAGACAGAACCGATATGCCTATAGTGGGTGAAGGCAATGCGCAACCTAACGATACCTATGTAGAGCAGTTAGTAGCCAGTGCCAAGGCAGCAATCGATAAAGTTGTAAGTATGGGAGTAGCCGATCCGAAGCGTATTGCGGTAGGTGGCCATTCTTACGGAGCCTTTATGACGGCAAACCTGTTGGCTCATTCTGACCTGTTTGCTGCCGGTATAGCCCGTAGTGGCGCTTATAACCGCACGCTTACGCCTTTTGGATTCCAGCAGGAAGAGCGGTCTTACTGGGAGGCGCCGGAGGTGTATTTCCGTATGTCGCCATTTTCTTATGCCGATAAAGTGAAAACACCTATTCTGATGCTGCACGGGGAGGCCGATAATAACTCCGGTACTTTCCCGATTCAGAGCGAGCGTTTTTATAATGCTTTAAAAGGACATGGCGCCACGGCCAGACTGGTGTTCCTGCCACACGAAAGCCATGGTTATGCTGCCAAAGAATCAATTATGCACATGCTCTGGGAGATGGATACCTGGCTGGACACCTATGTAAAGAATAAGCCGGTACAGTAA
- a CDS encoding GNAT family N-acetyltransferase — MENNYTIREASTADVPTINALAEAIWEPTYSSILSKEQIDYMFEVIYTAEALQQQMQEGQTFLLMYLQEQPIGFAAFSEKYPDEKVYKLNKIYLLPSCQGKGLGFELISEVEQVIQRRGGRILDLNVNRYNKAKDFYERCGYQVHQEEDIPIGPYWMNDYIMRKQLV, encoded by the coding sequence ATGGAAAATAACTATACTATAAGAGAAGCCTCTACAGCCGATGTTCCCACTATTAACGCACTAGCCGAAGCAATCTGGGAGCCTACCTACAGCAGCATTCTAAGCAAAGAGCAGATAGACTATATGTTCGAAGTAATTTATACGGCTGAGGCATTGCAGCAACAGATGCAGGAAGGGCAAACGTTTCTGCTTATGTACCTACAGGAACAACCGATTGGCTTTGCGGCATTTTCAGAGAAATATCCGGACGAAAAGGTGTATAAACTGAATAAAATCTACCTGCTGCCCTCCTGCCAGGGCAAAGGACTTGGCTTTGAGCTTATTTCAGAAGTAGAGCAGGTAATACAGAGGCGAGGTGGCCGTATACTGGATTTAAATGTAAACCGCTACAACAAAGCGAAGGATTTTTATGAACGGTGTGGCTATCAGGTACACCAGGAAGAGGATATACCGATCGGCCCTTATTGGATGAATGATTATATCATGCGGAAACAGCTGGTTTAG
- a CDS encoding S9 family peptidase — MKLRNKAASTATLLSACLVLGTGCSSSNPSQSTSATATAEQTTTQPMAQQQPQAPGAKKQPKELTAHGHTRIDNYYWLNERENPEVIAYLNAENEYTKQMMAHTEDLQKKLFDEIVGRIKQTDESVPYKKNGYFYITRYEAGKEYPIYARKKGSLNAAEEIMLNANERAKGNSYYAAAGLNVSPNNQLMAFGEDTVSRRKYTIRFKNLATGEILPDKIPNTTGGAVWANDNKTIFYTMKDAALRSFKIFRHTLGTPTSQDKEVYHEADETFSTFVFKTKSDKYVIIGSSSTVSQEYRFLDASNPNASFKVVQPRERGLEYSVDHFGDNFYIITNKDGATNFKLMQTPVNKTGKANWKEVIPHRPDVLLEGIEIFKDYLVLDERKNGLTQLRVKKWKDPKTDYYIDFGEETYTAGVSINPDFDSQVLRYGYSSLTTPSSTYDFNMQTKAKTLLKEQEVVGDFNKENYEAKRIYATAKDGTKIPISLVYKKGLKLDGNNPTLLYAYGSYGISMNAGFSSVRLSLLDRGFVYAIAHIRGGQEMGRQWYEDGKMLKKKNTFTDYIAASEHLIQQKYTNSNKLFAQGGSAGGLLMGAVVNMRPDLYKGVHAAVPFVDVVTTMLDTSIPLTTGEFDEWGNPADKQYYDYMLSYSPYDNVEAKNYPNMLVTTGLHDSQVQYWEPAKWVAKLRELKTDNNMLLLQTNMDAGHGGASGRFQPYKETALQYAFFLTLAGIEEL; from the coding sequence ATGAAACTCAGGAATAAAGCGGCAAGCACCGCTACCTTGTTATCAGCTTGCCTGGTACTGGGTACAGGCTGCTCCAGCAGCAATCCGTCACAGAGCACCTCTGCCACCGCTACGGCAGAACAAACTACCACACAACCTATGGCACAACAGCAACCACAGGCGCCAGGAGCTAAAAAGCAACCAAAAGAGCTTACAGCTCATGGCCATACCCGCATAGATAATTATTATTGGCTTAATGAGCGCGAAAACCCCGAGGTGATTGCCTATCTGAATGCCGAAAATGAGTACACCAAGCAGATGATGGCACACACCGAAGATCTGCAGAAAAAGTTGTTTGATGAAATTGTAGGAAGAATCAAACAGACAGATGAATCGGTGCCGTATAAAAAGAACGGCTACTTTTACATTACCCGTTACGAAGCGGGCAAAGAATACCCGATTTATGCCCGCAAGAAAGGCAGCCTGAATGCAGCAGAAGAAATCATGCTCAACGCTAATGAGCGAGCCAAAGGCAACAGCTATTATGCTGCCGCAGGTTTGAATGTGAGCCCGAACAACCAACTGATGGCTTTTGGAGAAGACACAGTGAGCCGCCGCAAATATACTATCCGCTTTAAAAACCTGGCTACGGGTGAAATCCTGCCAGACAAGATACCTAACACCACAGGCGGAGCAGTGTGGGCAAACGACAATAAAACTATCTTTTATACCATGAAAGATGCAGCGTTGCGTTCTTTTAAAATTTTCCGCCACACCTTAGGTACGCCAACTTCACAGGATAAAGAAGTATACCATGAGGCTGATGAAACATTCAGCACTTTTGTATTCAAAACCAAGTCCGACAAATATGTTATTATCGGCAGCAGCAGTACTGTTTCTCAGGAATACCGCTTTCTGGATGCCAGCAATCCTAACGCCAGCTTTAAAGTTGTTCAGCCTCGTGAGCGCGGCCTGGAGTATAGCGTAGACCACTTCGGCGATAATTTTTACATTATTACCAACAAGGATGGAGCTACTAATTTTAAGCTGATGCAAACGCCTGTAAACAAAACAGGAAAAGCAAACTGGAAAGAAGTAATTCCGCACAGGCCGGATGTGCTGCTAGAAGGCATCGAGATCTTTAAGGATTACCTGGTACTGGACGAACGCAAAAATGGGCTGACACAACTTCGTGTAAAAAAATGGAAAGACCCTAAAACCGACTATTACATCGATTTTGGCGAAGAAACCTATACGGCCGGTGTAAGTATAAACCCTGATTTTGACAGCCAGGTGCTGCGCTACGGTTACAGCTCCCTAACAACCCCTAGCTCTACCTACGACTTTAACATGCAAACCAAAGCAAAAACGCTTTTAAAAGAGCAGGAAGTGGTAGGCGACTTTAACAAAGAGAATTACGAGGCGAAGCGCATTTATGCCACAGCAAAAGACGGCACCAAAATTCCGATCTCACTTGTTTATAAAAAAGGATTGAAGCTTGACGGCAATAATCCGACTTTGCTGTATGCGTATGGCTCTTATGGCATTAGCATGAATGCAGGCTTTAGCTCTGTCCGCCTGAGCTTACTCGACCGGGGCTTTGTTTATGCCATAGCTCACATTCGTGGTGGCCAGGAAATGGGCCGCCAGTGGTATGAAGACGGCAAAATGCTGAAAAAGAAAAACACTTTTACAGATTATATTGCTGCCTCTGAACACCTGATCCAGCAGAAGTACACCAACTCAAACAAATTGTTTGCCCAGGGCGGTAGTGCCGGTGGTCTGTTAATGGGTGCTGTTGTAAACATGCGTCCTGACCTTTACAAAGGCGTACATGCTGCTGTTCCGTTTGTAGATGTTGTTACCACAATGCTCGACACAAGCATTCCGTTAACAACAGGAGAGTTTGATGAGTGGGGCAACCCTGCTGACAAGCAGTATTATGACTATATGCTGTCTTACTCTCCTTACGACAATGTTGAAGCCAAAAACTACCCGAACATGCTGGTTACAACCGGCCTTCACGATTCGCAGGTACAGTATTGGGAGCCGGCAAAATGGGTAGCCAAGCTTCGTGAGCTTAAAACCGATAACAACATGCTCCTGCTGCAAACAAATATGGATGCAGGGCACGGTGGTGCTTCCGGTCGTTTTCAGCCTTACAAAGAAACAGCCTTACAATACGCTTTCTTCCTGACGCTGGCAGGTATAGAAGAGCTATAA
- a CDS encoding acyl-CoA-binding protein, with translation MATQQEFESAVERSKTLTERPSNNVLLQLYGLYKQATEGDVNTERPGGFDFKNIAKWDAWKALQGKTQGDARAEYVQLVNELAGQ, from the coding sequence ATGGCTACTCAACAGGAATTTGAAAGCGCAGTAGAAAGATCTAAAACCTTAACAGAGCGTCCCTCCAACAATGTGCTGCTGCAACTTTACGGCTTGTACAAACAAGCTACCGAAGGAGATGTAAATACAGAGAGACCGGGTGGTTTCGATTTTAAGAACATCGCAAAGTGGGATGCCTGGAAAGCCTTGCAGGGAAAAACCCAGGGAGATGCCCGTGCAGAATATGTGCAACTGGTAAATGAGTTAGCGGGGCAGTAG
- a CDS encoding peptidylprolyl isomerase, translating to MIKTKHLLSKIYYIPLAFCSVVIISCNQNTSDNKGEAATTKEPVLHELTSETAIDTLTAFGAQNNDSIAVISTRLGDMKVRLFKDTPLHRANFVRLTKSGYYNQGEFFRVVEGFAIQGGDSDNRTMKQGSYRIPQEVTPAHIHKKGALAMARYGDERNPEKESSSNNFYLVQGKVRTLDEIRAYEAQKNIKYTPEQIEAYTTIGGEPSLDQEYTVFGEVIEGIEVIDKIAAEPVTSQNWPQEIVKHQIRITNKY from the coding sequence ATGATTAAAACAAAACATCTGCTTTCAAAAATTTACTATATCCCGCTGGCCTTCTGTTCGGTTGTTATTATCTCCTGTAACCAAAACACATCTGATAACAAAGGCGAGGCGGCAACAACCAAAGAGCCTGTACTTCACGAATTAACCTCTGAAACAGCCATAGACACCTTAACTGCATTTGGAGCACAAAACAACGACAGTATTGCGGTCATCAGCACGAGGCTCGGAGACATGAAGGTACGCTTATTTAAAGATACGCCACTTCATAGGGCAAATTTTGTGAGACTTACCAAATCCGGCTATTATAACCAGGGAGAATTTTTCCGGGTAGTGGAGGGCTTTGCCATTCAAGGAGGCGACTCTGATAACAGAACAATGAAACAGGGCTCCTACCGCATTCCTCAGGAAGTAACGCCTGCTCATATTCACAAAAAAGGTGCGTTGGCCATGGCCAGGTATGGCGACGAAAGAAATCCGGAAAAAGAATCTTCGTCCAACAATTTTTACCTGGTACAGGGCAAGGTGCGCACACTCGACGAAATCCGGGCTTATGAAGCACAGAAGAATATCAAATATACGCCTGAACAAATAGAAGCTTATACAACCATTGGTGGAGAGCCAAGCCTGGACCAGGAATACACTGTGTTCGGAGAGGTAATAGAAGGCATTGAGGTGATTGATAAAATTGCCGCAGAGCCTGTTACCTCACAGAACTGGCCGCAAGAAATTGTGAAGCACCAGATCAGAATTACCAATAAATATTAA
- a CDS encoding DUF2007 domain-containing protein, which produces MARRLVTIANLNEPTEAHILKGRLEAEGIQCFIGDEHIVAAQPFYSVAVGGVKLKVAEEDVEEARAILADIQEGTNEYDLEDVELAPPMQEHLAEAVTCPSCGSDHVKEERYSKTVFSLSYLLFGFPLPFVNKKYKCYNCSFVWKSEK; this is translated from the coding sequence ATGGCACGACGCTTGGTAACAATAGCAAACTTAAACGAGCCTACCGAGGCCCATATTCTGAAAGGAAGACTGGAGGCGGAGGGTATTCAGTGCTTTATAGGAGATGAGCATATTGTTGCAGCACAGCCATTTTATTCGGTGGCTGTGGGTGGCGTTAAGTTAAAAGTGGCAGAAGAAGATGTAGAGGAGGCCCGTGCTATACTGGCCGACATACAGGAAGGCACCAATGAATATGATCTGGAAGATGTAGAGCTTGCTCCGCCTATGCAGGAACACCTGGCAGAGGCAGTTACATGCCCCAGCTGTGGTTCAGACCATGTAAAAGAAGAACGGTATTCTAAAACTGTATTCTCGCTATCTTACCTCCTGTTTGGTTTTCCTTTGCCGTTTGTCAACAAAAAGTATAAATGCTACAACTGTAGCTTCGTCTGGAAATCTGAGAAATAA
- a CDS encoding zinc-binding dehydrogenase produces the protein MRAIYLENINTPFVLIDKEKPLPGSGEVIVQVKAAALNHRDVWIQHGRYFTKEYPAILGSDGAGIITEVGAGVDAQWIGQEVILDPSSDWGNNERAHGKDYKVLGMPEDGAFAEYVRVKASNIHVKPEHLSFEEAASLPLAGVTGYRAMFTKCGLRQGEKVLVTGAGGGVALFVVQFAVAAGAEVWVTSGSDEKIEKAKALGATDGINYKSENWGKELKARAGGFDVMIDGAAGEGFVQLVKLANPGGRIGMYGGTTGKIGQLNPAEIFWKQLAIYGSTMGTNEDFAAMVNFVKEKKIKPVVDRIFPLEETEQAMRYMEAGKQFGKIVVKP, from the coding sequence ATGAGAGCCATTTACCTTGAAAACATCAACACGCCGTTTGTACTTATTGATAAAGAAAAGCCTTTGCCCGGTTCCGGCGAGGTTATAGTGCAGGTAAAAGCAGCTGCACTCAATCATCGGGATGTGTGGATACAGCATGGCCGCTATTTTACAAAAGAGTATCCGGCTATACTTGGTTCTGACGGAGCAGGTATTATAACAGAGGTGGGAGCAGGTGTAGATGCGCAGTGGATAGGGCAGGAGGTGATACTAGACCCCTCGTCTGACTGGGGGAATAATGAACGGGCCCACGGGAAAGACTATAAGGTATTAGGCATGCCCGAAGATGGGGCCTTTGCAGAATATGTGCGGGTAAAAGCATCTAATATACATGTAAAACCGGAACACCTGAGCTTCGAGGAAGCGGCTTCTCTGCCACTGGCAGGCGTTACTGGATATCGGGCCATGTTTACAAAATGCGGACTGAGGCAGGGGGAAAAGGTGCTGGTAACTGGTGCAGGAGGCGGGGTTGCCTTGTTTGTAGTACAGTTTGCCGTAGCAGCTGGTGCCGAAGTATGGGTAACGTCCGGTTCTGACGAAAAAATTGAAAAGGCAAAAGCGCTGGGGGCAACAGATGGTATCAACTACAAGAGCGAGAACTGGGGCAAAGAGTTAAAGGCGAGAGCCGGTGGCTTTGATGTGATGATAGACGGTGCTGCAGGAGAAGGCTTTGTGCAGCTGGTAAAGCTGGCCAACCCTGGAGGACGTATTGGTATGTATGGCGGCACTACTGGTAAGATAGGCCAATTAAACCCGGCGGAGATATTCTGGAAGCAGCTGGCAATTTATGGTAGCACCATGGGCACCAACGAAGATTTTGCAGCGATGGTGAACTTTGTAAAAGAGAAGAAAATCAAACCTGTCGTAGACCGGATTTTTCCGTTAGAAGAAACCGAGCAGGCCATGCGTTACATGGAAGCTGGTAAGCAGTTTGGAAAGATTGTGGTAAAGCCTTGA